A region of the Mesoterricola sediminis genome:
GCCATGGAGGGCATGTTCGCCTTCTTCCTGGAGAGCACCTTCCTGGGCCTGCTGGTCTTCGGGGAGCGGAAGCTGGGCGAGCGCATGCATGCCCTGGCGGCCGTGGCCCTCTTCCTGGGGAGCTGGCTCTCGGGCTACTTCATCGTGGCCACCAACGCCTTCATGCAGCACCCGGTGGGCTACCAGGCGGTGGGCGGCGCCCTGCAGCTGTCCAGCTTCGCGGCCTTCGTCTTCAACCCGTGGGCCCTCGTGCAGTACGCCCACACCATGACGGGGGCGGTCGTGACGGGCGCCTTCGTGGTGGCGGCGGTGGGGGCCTTCTGGACCCTCCAGGGCCTCCATCCCGGGCAGGCCCGCCTGAACCTGCGCCTCGGCGTGGCCCTGGGCCTGGTGGCGAGCCTCGCGGCGGCCTTCCCCACCGGTGACCAGCAGGGCAAGCTCGTGGCCCGTCACCAGCCCGTGGCCCTGGCGGCCATGGAGGGGCGGTGGCACAGCGGCCCCTACGCCGAAGTGAACCTCATCGGCCAGCCCGATGTGCGGAACCAGCGCCTGGAGAACCCCGTGCCTCTGCCGGGCATCCTGAGCTTCATCGCCTACGGCTCCTTCTCCAGCGACGTGCGGGGCCTGGACGCCTTCCCCCCGGACCAGTGGCCCACCAACATCGAGCTGCTCTACTACGGCTTCCACATCATGGTGGGGCTGGGCACCCTCTTCATCGCCCTGATGGGCCTCTCGGCCCTCCTGCTCTGGCGGGGGATCCTGGACCATGCGCGGCCCGTCCTCTGGTGCCTGATGCTGGCCTTCCCCTTCCCCTTCATCGCCAACAGCGCGGGGTGGATGGTGGCGGAGCTGGGCCGCCAGCCCTGGCTCGTCTTCGGGCTCCTGCGCACCGCGGACGGCACCTCCCACCTGGTCCACCCGGGCCAGACGATCTTCACGGCCCTGGGCTTCGCCGGACTCTACCTCGTCCTGGGCCTCCTCTACCTCTTCCTGGTGAGCCGGGAAGTGGCGCACGGACCCAAGGAGTAGGTCATGGAGATGTTCTGGTTCTGGTCCGTGGCGGTGGTGATGGCCCTCTACGCCATCCTGGACGGCTTCGACTTCGGCGCGGGGATCCTGCACCTC
Encoded here:
- a CDS encoding cytochrome ubiquinol oxidase subunit I, with the translated sequence MDGLLFWHRLQFGFTATFHYLFPQLTMGLALVIVLLKGLALWKQEPRFHTAARFWIRIFGLTFAVGVVTGIPLEFQFGTNWARFSRDAGGVVGQTLAMEGMFAFFLESTFLGLLVFGERKLGERMHALAAVALFLGSWLSGYFIVATNAFMQHPVGYQAVGGALQLSSFAAFVFNPWALVQYAHTMTGAVVTGAFVVAAVGAFWTLQGLHPGQARLNLRLGVALGLVASLAAAFPTGDQQGKLVARHQPVALAAMEGRWHSGPYAEVNLIGQPDVRNQRLENPVPLPGILSFIAYGSFSSDVRGLDAFPPDQWPTNIELLYYGFHIMVGLGTLFIALMGLSALLLWRGILDHARPVLWCLMLAFPFPFIANSAGWMVAELGRQPWLVFGLLRTADGTSHLVHPGQTIFTALGFAGLYLVLGLLYLFLVSREVAHGPKE